The nucleotide window GGATGTTACCGCCGCACTCAGCGACGTGCTGGGGCGCACCGAGGTGGCCGACAGCGGCACGAGTTGGGTGCCGGTGGCCGGCCTCGCCCTCGCCGCCGCGCTGATCGTGCTGCTGGTCGTGTTCATCGCCCGTCAGGGCCACGGGCACACCGGTCGCCTGATCGAGGCGGCCCCGACCGAGGACGGGTCCACCATCGTGGACGCGGCGGTGGCCGAACAACTGCTCACCGACGCCCTGCATAACCACGAGGAGTTCGTCACGGTGGCCGTCTCCACCTACCGAGTGCACGGCACCCCGGTGCTCAAGGTCTCCGCCACCGTGCGCCGCGGTGTCGCGCCGCGGGCCGCCCTCACCATCATCGAGCGAGCCGTGCACGGCCTCGACCGGGTGCTCGGCGCAGAGATTCCGGTGCTGGTGCAATTGGGCGGCGGCGTGCGCACCCGGATGTCCGGCCGCGCGCGGTTCCGGTCCACCCCCACCGCCAACCCACAGACCTCTCCGACCCCCACCAACCACCCCCTAGAGAAAGAGAGAACACGATGAGTGCATCGGACAAGATCGAGAACGCTGCCCAGGACCTCGCCGGCAAGGCCAAGGAAGCCTTCGGCAAGGCCACCAACGACGACGCCAAGGTCGCCGAAGGCAAGAGCGACCAGGCCGGAGCCGACCTCAAGAAGGCCGGCGAGAACGTCAAGGACGCGTTCAAGAAGTAACCAGCCCCGCTACCCGGCCGGTGCCGCCTGATCCGCGGCGCCGGCCGGGCAGACCGCGTCCGCCCGCATCGCCGCGGCCGCATCGACCGCCGTCCACGGCAACTCGAGGTCCGCAGCCGTCCGCCCGTCGGAGACCGGTGTCTGGGCCGCGATCGCCACGAGCCGCCGCGCCAGGTCGAGGGCGAAGTCCTCGCCGGCGCTGGAATCGTTGACCATGACCACCACCGTCAGCCCGCTGTCCGGGTCGGAGAGCGTGGCCGAGAGGTAGCCGGGGATCTGCCCGGTGGATCCGCGCACCGGGCCCAGCTGTTCGGCGCCGAGCCCGTAGCCCCGCCAATCCGGTGCGCCGGTCTCCGCCACGGTCGTCCACTGCTGGCGGGCCGTGTCCGTCGCCAGCAGGCTGCCCGTTGCGAGCGCCTGCGACCAGGTCCTGAGGTCGCCGAGGGTCGACACCACTCCACCGGCCACGCCGGCCATGGACGTCGACAACCGGGTGACGTCGAGCATCCGGGCGCAGTCTGGCGTGCCGGCGCCGGTGAGCGCCGCCGCCCAGCCGTGCGGATGCGCGCCGGGCACGTCCAGCTCCTGCGGCCCGGGATATGACGTGGCATGCAGCCCGAGCGGGCCGAACACGTACCGGTTGTACAGCGTGGGCCAGTCGTCTCCGGTCGCCGCCTCCAGCGCCATCCCGAGCAGCTGGATGCCGGGTTCCGAGCGACTCCAGGCCTTGCCGGGTGCTCCGACCCTGGCGGAGCCGAGGCCGCCGGACACCAGCTCGAGCGGTGGCCAGGTGCGGGTGGGGTTGTTCACGAATTGGCTGTCGAGCTGCGGCTGACCCAGGCCGGAGGTGTGCTGACACAGCTGGCGCAGGGTGATGCCCTCGATGCCCGGCTGCCGGGTGAGGTACTGCGTCACCGGATCGTCCAGCCCCACCCGGTGCTCATCCACCAGCCGGAGCAGAACTGTGCAGGTCATCGCGGTGGTCTGCGTACCGATCCGGAAACTCATCTCGGTGCTGAGCACACCGCCGCCGCCCGGGCGGCCCGTGCCTGGATCGACCGCTGTGCCGACGCTGCCCGGGCTGGCAAGCCACTGCCCGGCCCCTGGCACCCACACGCCGGCGATCGCGCCGGATGCCCCGGCCAGCGCGATGCCGTCGGCCAGCGCCGCATCCAGGGCGTCGACGATGTCCGGCGCCAGGGTGCCGGAGGCCTGATCCGGTCCGATCGGCTGCGGCACGGCGGCGTCGGCGCAGGCCGACAGCGGAAGCACCAGAATCACCAGCAGGGTCGCCGCCAGGCCCACAGCCCGGTGCCGCCGGCGACCGCCGGATCGTCTGCCCGTCCTCGTGGCCCCCCGCCGGCCGCCCCGCGGCCACGCCCGTTCAGCTGTCATGAAAGCCCGATGCCCATTCCGTGCCCCCGCACTCCTCCCCGCGGGGAGTGCCGGATGTGGCCCATTGCCGGGGAGTGTACCCAGAGTGCGATGGATGCGCTGGTCGGGCGCAACATCCTGCCGACGGTGCAATACTGGCCAGATGATCCGCACAGGGACGGGTCGCCCGAACCAGTCGAGGCTTCGCCGGCTCGGCAGCACAGTGCTCGTGCTGGCCGGCTGCTGCGCTGCGCTGTCCGCCTGCGGGGTGCCGTTGATCCCCGTGCTGCCCTCGGCCACTCCCACGGTCGCGCCCACGGCCTCGCGGGCACCCACGCCGCCCGGGGAGCCGTCTTCGGCACCCACGGGGCCGGCCTCGCCCACGCCGTCCGATCAGCCGGGGGTCGCCGCCCCGTGCTCCGCTGACGAGCTGACCTTCGCGCTACAGGCGCGCCCTGGAGACAGCGGCGCCGGCAGCTTCTTCTGGGATCTCAGCGTCACCAACGCCGGGGCGGGGGCCTGCAGCATCGACGGCTACCCGAGCGTGACGCTGGTCTCCGCCGATACCGGCCAACCTGTCGGCGCGGCATCCGGCCTGGAACCGCGGGCCACGCCGGTGGAGCTGCTACTCGACCCCGGCGACTCCGCGTACAGCCTGCTCCACCTCACCCAGGCCGGGGCCTACGGGTGCCCGCTCGTTCCCGTCACCCGGCTGGAGGTGACCCTGCCTGCGGACGCCGGCTCCAGCGCGGTGGCCACGCCGGACGCCATCCAGGGCTGCGATGATCCGGCCGTGCAGCTGGTGCGCACCGGGGCCTTCGCGCCAACACCCGTCGTCTTCTGACAGACATCCGCGAACCGTGAGATGGGCCCCGAAAACGTCGAGTTTTCGGGGTAAACCTCACGGCTCGCGAGATATGGGAGCCGTCACGCGCAGGCCCTCCATGAAGCGCAGCACGTTCTCGTCCACGATGATGTCGCTCGGGCGCAGCGGCCGGGTGAGGTAGAGGCCGTTCAGGCTGGTCAACCGGCTCAGTGCCACATAGGTCTGGCCGGGGCTGAACACCCGCGCGCCGAGGTCCACGATGGCCTTCTCATAGGTGGCGCCCTGCGACTTGTGGATGGTCACAGCCCAGGCCAGGCGCAGCGGGAACTGGGTGAACTCGGCCACCACATCTTTGCTGAGCTTCTTGGTGGCCGCGTTGTAGGTGTACTTGTACTTTTCCCAGACCGTGGGCTCCACCTCGTGGGTGGTGCCGTCGATGTCGACGTACACGGTGGAATCGACCCGGGTGACGGTGCCGATGCTGCCGTTCACCCAGCGCGGTCCGCCGTCGAGCGGGTTGTCGTTGCGCAGGAACATCACCTGCGCGCCGACCTTGAGTTCGAGCACCTCGTCGGCCGGGTAGGTGCGGCCGCCGAAGTCGCCGGTGACCTCCGCCTTGGCCGAGAGGGACTTGCCGGAGAGCCGTTTGAGCGCCGCCGCATTGATGCGGTTGACCGCGTCGTTGCGGGTGGCGAGGGTGATCACGCCTTCGGCGGGCGGCGTGCGGGCGCCGGCGCCATTGAGCGCCCCGCCGATCTCCGGGGTCACCTGGCCGTAGCGCACCGCGTTGAGCATGGTCTTGAAGCCGGCGTCGTGCTGACGGTGGATCTCGGTGAGCTCGAAGATCTTCAGCTCGGCGGTCTGCCACACCTTCGCGTCGAAGAACCACATCGACCGATAGGTGTCGGCGAAGTAGGCGCGCTCCTCCGGGTCGCCCGGCACGGGGGCCAGCTGGTACGGGTCGCCGAAGAGCACGATCTGCACCCCGCCGAAGCTGTCGTGCGGACGCTGCCGGGCTTGACGGAGGCTGCGATCGATGGCATCCATCAGGTCGGCGTTGACCATGGAGACCTCGTCAATGACGACGGTGTCGATCGTGTTGAGGAGCTTCCGCAGCTGGTCGTTCTGGTCGATCGCATGATCGGCGATGACCCCGATCGGCAGCCGGAACAGCGAGTGCAACGTCTGACCGCCCACGTTGAGGGCGGCGACCCCGGTCGGGGCGGCGATCACGATCTGCTTGCTGGTGTTCCAGGACAGGTGATTGAGCAGTGTCGACTTACCCGTTCCGGCGCGGCCGGTGACGAAGACGTTCTGCTTGGTGCCCTCGATGGCGGCGAACACCTCGGCCTGTTCACGCGAAAGCGGAATCTCGGTGGGAAGCGCAGTCACGGGAGAACTTTCACTGGTGGGAGTCGATGGGGTGTGCGGCCGGGCCGGCCGCGGCAGAGCGACATGAAGGACCTCTTCCACTGTAACCGTCCCACGCCGGGCGGCCCACTCCGCGACCGACCGGTGCAAAAGTCCTCGCCGTTACGTGGCCGGCCGGCTTCGAGGGCTACTGCACGAGGATCTGCACCGGGAATTCATACTCGATGCTGCCGTCTTTCGCGTTGTTGTCGTAGGCGACAATGTCGTAGTACCCGCCGGCCAAGTCGGTAGGCAGTGTCACCGTGGCGGTGAAGTCGGACTCCTCTGTGCCGCTCTCGGCGGTCACCGCCTGCGTGAGGAGCACGTCCCCGGCGGCGTCACGCAGGTCGATGCTGAACTGCGCCTCGAACACCAGCGCCCGCCCGGTCACGGCGATCTGTCCGCCGGGAGCAGCGGTGTCCCCGCACACCGGGGTCACGATGATGATCGGTGGCCGCTCCGACGTGACGGTGACGTCCCGCTCGACCACGTTGATGGGCGTGCCGTCCTGAGCGCTGAGTTCATAGGCCCGCAGGGTGGCCGGTTCATCGCTGTCCGGTGGCACGAACGCGACGTCGGTCTGCCAGCTGCCCGGGGTGCTGGAGCCCGGGGTGGTCATGATGTTGCGCACACAGAGGATGTCGCCGGACTCCGTGAGCATCTCCACGGTGAGCGCCGCCTCGAAGGTGTTCGCGATGCCGCTGGCGGTCACGGGCACTGTCACCCTGGCATCCGCGATGGGACTGTCGATGGTGATCACCGGGCCGGCGGAGGTCGACGGCGTACTCGATGCGCCGGTGTCCGACGGCGACGCGCTCGAGGTGGGCGACGGCGTGGGCGTCGGGCCGGGGGCGCAGGCGGCGAGCGAACCGACCAGCGCCAGGGCGCAGAGCCGGGACGAGAGCCGTGCCCCGCGTTGCTTTCGCATGCTGTTCACCGTGGGCCTCCTCTGGCTGACGCTGGGATTGTAGCTCCGGAGCGACCCGGCTGCTGCCCCCGGGGCGGGCGGCCAACGCCAACGGCACAGTCGGGCCCGTAGGATGTGGAGGTGAGCTACGGGGTCGGAAACGGGGTGCGGCGGGGCCGGTACGTGCGTGCGGTGATCGCCGTCTGCGTCGTTCTGCTGCTGCTCTTCGCCGCCCTGGGCGCGGCGATCGGGTCGCTCAATCGCGACGTGTACAGCGCGGGGGGCTTCGTGCGCCAGTACCTCGAGGCGCTGGCCGACCACGACACCCACACCGCGCTCGCTCTGCCCGGCGCCGAACCCACCGATGCCGCGCTCGAGGCCGCCGGACTGCCCCAGGACCTGCCGACGACGCTGCTGCGGTCGTCGGTGCTCGGCTCGATCACCGACATCGATCTGGTCAGCGACGAGGCCAGCTCCCCCGCTGCCGCCGAAGGCCAGAAGAGCCAGCGCACCGTCGTCTACGACTTCCGGTTGGACGGCGCGAAGACGTCGATGGAGTTCACCGTGAAGCGCGCCGGCACCGTGGCCGGCATCTTCACCACCTGGGCGTTCGCGACCAGCCCGCTCGCGGTGCTGCAGGTCACTGTGCTGCACGAGGCCCACTTCACGATCAACGGCCTCACCCTCGACACCCGCGCCCAGGCCGCCGCCGACGCGCCGGTGTCGTTCTCGAACCAGGGCGCGTACCTCGCGTTCGCCCCGGCGGTCTACGACATCTCGCACAACACCGCGCTGCTCACCGCACCGGCGCAGAGCGTGCCCGTGGTCACATCCGGTGCCACGGATGTGACGGTGGAGGCGGTGCCGAACACCGTGTTCACCAGTCAGGTGCAGGACAAGCTCAATGAGTTCCTCGACGAGTGCACCACCCAGCAGGTGCTGCAGCCGTCCAACTGCCCCTTCGGCATCGAGATCGACAACCGGGTCAAGTCAGCACCGGTCTGGTCCATCGCGGACTACCCGGAGGTCGCGCTCACCGGCGGGGAGAGCTCCTTCGACATGCCGGCCACCACCGGCCAGGCGCACATCGTGGTCGACGTGCAGTCGCTCTTCGACGGTGACCTGAGCACCCGCGACGAAGACGTGCCCTTCTCGGTCGGGATCAGCGTCACGATCCAGCCCGACGGCTCCCTGGCCATCCAGCTGCGCTAACCAGTCGGTCGGGGACCGGCTACCGGTCGTGCGCGGCCAACCGGGCGAGTCTGGCGTTGTAATCGTTGAGCTCGGCCTCGCCGGTGCGGTCGGCGTTACGGTCGCGCCGCTTGGTTTCCTTCTCGTCGCTGCGTCCCCACTGGATGGCCACGATGATGGCCAGCGCGATGGTGGGGATCTCGCCGACGCTCCAGGCGATACCGCCGCCGGCCTGCTGGTCGGCGAGGGCGCTCACCCCCCAGTCGCGGCCCATGGCCCCGTACCAGTCGGCCAGCAGCAGTCCGGTACCCGTCATCAGCGCCAGACCGAAGAACGCGTGGAACGCCATGGTGCCCAGCAGCAACAGCAGCCGGAAGGTGTACGGCAGGCGGTACGGCACCGGGTCGATGCCGATGAGGGACTGCACGAACAGGTACCCGGTGATCAGGAAGTGCACGATCATCCACTGGTGGCCGATGTGGTCGGTCGTCGCCCAGCTGAACAGCGAGGTGTAGTAGAACACCCAGAGCGACCCGGCGAAGAGCACAGCGGCCACGAGCGGGTTCGAGATCACGCCGGCGAACTTCGAGTGCACGGCCAGCAGGATCCACTCGCGCGGGCCCCGGCTGCCGTCGCGGCGCATCCGGATGGCGCGGGCCGCGAGCGTGACCGGCGCGCCGGGTACCAGCAACACCGGAACGAGCATCGTGAGCGCCATGTGGGCGAGCATGTGCGTGGAGAAGAGGTACTTCTCGTATACGTTCACGCCGCCGTTGGTGATGTAGAACAGGGTGACCAGACCGGCCACCCAGAGGATGGTGCGGTGCAGCGGCCACTTGTCGCCGCGGCGGCGCAGCCGCACGACGCCGGCCAGGTAGAAGAAGATGCCGAACGCGCAGAACAGTACCCAGGCGAGGTCGAAGTTCCACTCGGTGAAGTAGCGGGCGACCGTGAGCTCGGGCGGCAGCACCTCGCCCGTGAGGATCTGGGCGGGCGTGGCCGCCGGGATCGCCGTGGTGACCACCTGGGCCACCGGGGTGGCCGTGCGGGCCAGGGCCGCGGCCACACCGGACGCGATGCCCATGAAGGCGATCTCGCCCACGACGAGCCACCAGAAGAAGGTGTCGGCGGTTCCGGTCGTGGTGCGCATCCGGTTGATCAGGTAGCGGCGCTGCAGCACACCGAAGCCGCCGAGCACGAGCAGTACGGCTACCTTCACCAGCACCAGCAGGCCGTAGCCGGTGAGCAGGTTGTCCCAGCTGCCGATGCGCAGCTCGGCGCTGACGTAGCCGGAGGCGGCGACCACGACAAAACTGACCAGGGCGAGGGTGGAATACCGGCCGATGACCTCGCGGAGCCGGTTCGGCGACAGCTGCTTGTGCAGCAGGATCACGGTGAGCAGGCCGCCCAGCCAGACGGCCGCGAAGACCAGGTGCAGGCCCAGGGCGGTGATGGCGGCGTCGTGGCCCTCTGCGCCGGCTGAGTGGCCCTGCTGGGCCATCGGCAGCAGGGCGAGCAGTGCGAGGACGGTGACGAAGACCAACGCGGTCTGATTGCGCACGGCGAAGCAGAGCACGGTGACAGCGGCGGCGATCAGGGTGGTGGTGAGCCACGCCTGGCCGATTTCGATCTGGCTGAAGAACTGGCCGACGGTGGCGCTGAACTGGTCGTTGAAGCTCACCGTGACGTTGGTCACCTGCAGGAAGGTGAGGAACCCGGTGATCGCGGAGGCGATGGTGAGGAACGCGGCCGAGGCGGCAGCCAGGTCGATGGCGGTGCTGAATTCGCGTTCCTTCGGGCTCAGCGCGAAGCAGGTGAGCACGAGTGCGCCGATGGTGCCGGCCGCGCCCAGGTTGACCAGGAGCTTGGCCACCGGGAGGCCCCAGCGCACGACGGCGCCCGGGTCGGCGAGCAGCTGGGCATCCGCGCCGCCGCCGTAGGCCAGGCCCGCCAGCGTCGCCAGAATCGCGGCCAGCAGCAGGGCTGCCGGCCCGATGATACGAACGTAACGGGGCACCAACCCAGCTTAACCGGAGGCGGAAGGCGAAATCCGCCGGTTCGGCGCCCGGCGCCACGAGTGCGCGGGTTAACGAGTGGTGGGCGCCGACCGAAGTCGACGCCCACCTGTACTACGAGACCTGCAACCTACTTGGCAGCGGCCTTGAGCTTGCTACCAGCGGTCAGCTTGACGCGGTGGCCGGCTGCGATGGCGATCTCTTCGCCGGTCTGCGGGTTGCGGCCGGTGCGAGCAGCGGTTGCGGTGCGCTCGACGCCGAGCCATCCCGGGATGGTGACCTTGCCGTCGTTCGCAACGGTGTCGGCGAGGGTTGCAAAGAAAGCGTTCAGAACGCCGTCGACGGCAGCCTGGCTCTGGCCAGAGTCTGCGGCAACCTTGGCAACGAGCTCGGTCTTGTTCAGCGACTTGTCAGCCATTGAGTGTCCTCCTCGGACCTTCGTCTGTAAAAACAGGTATTCAGGTGAAGCGGGCGCGCTGTGAAAGCGCCTCCGTTGGTCGGTTCGACCGCGTTGAATCTAGCATTGATCCGCGGGATTCCGCGGATTTACGGCGTTTCGGGCCGCTTTGCACAGCGGATTGGGTGTGTTTATGCTGTGCGCGAACTGTGCGCCCCCCTCATGCGGGGTTGTCGGTGCCGCGGGCGAATCGGCGGCGGGCACACAACAGGGGATGAACGACCGAAGTCATTCATCCCCTGTGGATGCGTCGCAGATCGTTTACACGATCAGCAGCTGGTTACCAGCTGGACTTGGTGATGCCGGGCAGCTCGCCGCGGTGCGCCATGTCGCGGAAACGAACGCGCGAGATGCCGAACTTGGAGAGGTGGCCACGGGGACGACCGTCAACCGCGTCGCGGTTGCGCAGGCGAACCGGCGAGGCGTTGCGGGGCAGCTTCTGGAGGCCCTTGCGAGCCTCTTCACGGGACTCGTCGGTGCCGGCCGGGTCGACAAGAGCCTTCTTCAGCTCGAGGCGCTTCGCGGCGTAACGCTCAACGATGACCTTGCGCTGGTTGTTCTTGGCAATCATGCTCTTCTTCGCCATTTTTAGCGCTCCTCACGGAAGTCAACGTGCTTGCGCACTACGGGGTCGTACTTCTTGAGCACGAGTCGGTCGGGGTTGTTGCGACGGTTCTTCTTGGTCACGTAGGTGTAACCGGTTCCTGCCGTCGAACGCAGCTTGATGATCGGACGTACGTCCTGAGCCTTAGCCATTAGATTTTCTCCCCACGTGCGAGCAGGTCCTTGACGACCGACTCGATACCGCGAGCATCAATAACCTTGATGCCCTTTGCCGAGAGGGTCAACGTGACGTTGCGGCGAAGCGACGGCACGAAGTACTTCTTGGTCTGC belongs to Cryobacterium sp. SO2 and includes:
- a CDS encoding serine hydrolase domain-containing protein codes for the protein MGLAATLLVILVLPLSACADAAVPQPIGPDQASGTLAPDIVDALDAALADGIALAGASGAIAGVWVPGAGQWLASPGSVGTAVDPGTGRPGGGGVLSTEMSFRIGTQTTAMTCTVLLRLVDEHRVGLDDPVTQYLTRQPGIEGITLRQLCQHTSGLGQPQLDSQFVNNPTRTWPPLELVSGGLGSARVGAPGKAWSRSEPGIQLLGMALEAATGDDWPTLYNRYVFGPLGLHATSYPGPQELDVPGAHPHGWAAALTGAGTPDCARMLDVTRLSTSMAGVAGGVVSTLGDLRTWSQALATGSLLATDTARQQWTTVAETGAPDWRGYGLGAEQLGPVRGSTGQIPGYLSATLSDPDSGLTVVVMVNDSSAGEDFALDLARRLVAIAAQTPVSDGRTAADLELPWTAVDAAAAMRADAVCPAGAADQAAPAG
- a CDS encoding DUF4232 domain-containing protein, producing the protein MIRTGTGRPNQSRLRRLGSTVLVLAGCCAALSACGVPLIPVLPSATPTVAPTASRAPTPPGEPSSAPTGPASPTPSDQPGVAAPCSADELTFALQARPGDSGAGSFFWDLSVTNAGAGACSIDGYPSVTLVSADTGQPVGAASGLEPRATPVELLLDPGDSAYSLLHLTQAGAYGCPLVPVTRLEVTLPADAGSSAVATPDAIQGCDDPAVQLVRTGAFAPTPVVF
- the rpmB gene encoding 50S ribosomal protein L28, which gives rise to MAATCQVTGAVPGFGHNISHSHRRTKRRFDPNVQTKKYFVPSLRRNVTLTLSAKGIKVIDARGIESVVKDLLARGEKI
- a CDS encoding AAA family ATPase, translating into MTALPTEIPLSREQAEVFAAIEGTKQNVFVTGRAGTGKSTLLNHLSWNTSKQIVIAAPTGVAALNVGGQTLHSLFRLPIGVIADHAIDQNDQLRKLLNTIDTVVIDEVSMVNADLMDAIDRSLRQARQRPHDSFGGVQIVLFGDPYQLAPVPGDPEERAYFADTYRSMWFFDAKVWQTAELKIFELTEIHRQHDAGFKTMLNAVRYGQVTPEIGGALNGAGARTPPAEGVITLATRNDAVNRINAAALKRLSGKSLSAKAEVTGDFGGRTYPADEVLELKVGAQVMFLRNDNPLDGGPRWVNGSIGTVTRVDSTVYVDIDGTTHEVEPTVWEKYKYTYNAATKKLSKDVVAEFTQFPLRLAWAVTIHKSQGATYEKAIVDLGARVFSPGQTYVALSRLTSLNGLYLTRPLRPSDIIVDENVLRFMEGLRVTAPISREP
- a CDS encoding HU family DNA-binding protein, yielding MADKSLNKTELVAKVAADSGQSQAAVDGVLNAFFATLADTVANDGKVTIPGWLGVERTATAARTGRNPQTGEEIAIAAGHRVKLTAGSKLKAAAK
- a CDS encoding Gmad2 immunoglobulin-like domain-containing protein encodes the protein MTASGIANTFEAALTVEMLTESGDILCVRNIMTTPGSSTPGSWQTDVAFVPPDSDEPATLRAYELSAQDGTPINVVERDVTVTSERPPIIIVTPVCGDTAAPGGQIAVTGRALVFEAQFSIDLRDAAGDVLLTQAVTAESGTEESDFTATVTLPTDLAGGYYDIVAYDNNAKDGSIEYEFPVQILVQ
- the rpsN gene encoding 30S ribosomal protein S14, translated to MAKKSMIAKNNQRKVIVERYAAKRLELKKALVDPAGTDESREEARKGLQKLPRNASPVRLRNRDAVDGRPRGHLSKFGISRVRFRDMAHRGELPGITKSSW
- a CDS encoding cytochrome c oxidase assembly protein, producing the protein MPRYVRIIGPAALLLAAILATLAGLAYGGGADAQLLADPGAVVRWGLPVAKLLVNLGAAGTIGALVLTCFALSPKEREFSTAIDLAAASAAFLTIASAITGFLTFLQVTNVTVSFNDQFSATVGQFFSQIEIGQAWLTTTLIAAAVTVLCFAVRNQTALVFVTVLALLALLPMAQQGHSAGAEGHDAAITALGLHLVFAAVWLGGLLTVILLHKQLSPNRLREVIGRYSTLALVSFVVVAASGYVSAELRIGSWDNLLTGYGLLVLVKVAVLLVLGGFGVLQRRYLINRMRTTTGTADTFFWWLVVGEIAFMGIASGVAAALARTATPVAQVVTTAIPAATPAQILTGEVLPPELTVARYFTEWNFDLAWVLFCAFGIFFYLAGVVRLRRRGDKWPLHRTILWVAGLVTLFYITNGGVNVYEKYLFSTHMLAHMALTMLVPVLLVPGAPVTLAARAIRMRRDGSRGPREWILLAVHSKFAGVISNPLVAAVLFAGSLWVFYYTSLFSWATTDHIGHQWMIVHFLITGYLFVQSLIGIDPVPYRLPYTFRLLLLLGTMAFHAFFGLALMTGTGLLLADWYGAMGRDWGVSALADQQAGGGIAWSVGEIPTIALAIIVAIQWGRSDEKETKRRDRNADRTGEAELNDYNARLARLAAHDR
- a CDS encoding CsbD family protein, producing MSASDKIENAAQDLAGKAKEAFGKATNDDAKVAEGKSDQAGADLKKAGENVKDAFKK
- the rpmG gene encoding 50S ribosomal protein L33, whose translation is MAKAQDVRPIIKLRSTAGTGYTYVTKKNRRNNPDRLVLKKYDPVVRKHVDFREER